A region from the Oceanidesulfovibrio marinus genome encodes:
- a CDS encoding P-II family nitrogen regulator, producing MKKIEIIMRPFRMENVKQALADLGIQGMTVAEAKGFGRQGGRKEHYRGAEQHVEFVSKVKIEVVVDDAVLDQAVDAIINAARTGQVGDGKIFIYPVEEAIRIRTGDRGTEAL from the coding sequence ATGAAGAAAATCGAAATAATCATGCGTCCGTTCCGCATGGAGAATGTCAAGCAGGCACTTGCCGATCTAGGCATCCAGGGCATGACCGTTGCCGAGGCCAAGGGCTTCGGCCGCCAGGGCGGCAGAAAGGAGCACTACCGCGGCGCCGAGCAGCATGTGGAGTTCGTGTCCAAGGTGAAGATAGAGGTGGTGGTGGACGACGCCGTGCTGGACCAGGCCGTGGACGCGATCATCAACGCCGCCAGGACCGGACAGGTGGGGGATGGAAAGATTTTCATCTACCCGGTGGAGGAGGCGATCCGCATCCGCACCGGGGACCGCGGCACGGAGGCGTTGTAG